The Magnolia sinica isolate HGM2019 chromosome 10, MsV1, whole genome shotgun sequence genome includes a window with the following:
- the LOC131258077 gene encoding uncharacterized protein LOC131258077 isoform X2, which produces MPPLSSASTAIGRLLSRKNGAELLRSSGRCRGQFRGLSSIVGVETPSVCKLIDADKEGNLSFSRRHNAVQTRCFLGCGDGEEGSVLSKTHEERRVMGYSPEQLFAVVAAVDLYEDFVPWCQRSQIVRRNDDGSFDAELQIGFKFLVESYVSHVELKKPKYIKVASMFFKEVVSRLVTSFSDRCRMIYGPGIQVLENSYGEQRS; this is translated from the exons ATGCCACCACTTTCATCGGCTTCAACGGCAATTGGAAGGTTGCTGTCACGCAAAAATGGGGCGGAGTTGTTGAGAAGCTCTGGTAGGTGTAGAGGGCAGTTTCGAGGTTTGAGTAGCATtgtgggtgttgaaactccgtcCGTTTGTAAGTTGATTGATGCTGATAAGGAGGGGAATTTATCCTTCTCAAGAAGGCATAATGCTGTCCAGACCAGGTGTTTTCTTGGCTGTGGAGATGGAGAAGAGGGTAGTGTTCTTTCTAAGACTCATGAGGAGAGGCGCGTGATGGG GTACTCCCCAGAGCAATTATTTGCAGTGGTTGCAGCAGTTGACCTGTATGAAGATTTTGTTCCATGGTGCCAGCGATCGCAGATAGTCCGGCGCAACGATGATGGATCTTTTGATGCCGAGCTTCAGATTGGTTTTAAGTTCCTGGTTGAGAGTTATGTCTCTCATGTGGAACTGAAGAAACCAAAGTACATAAAG GTGGCTTCCATGTTCTTCAAAGAGGTGGTTtctcggctcgtcacctcattcaGCGATCGCTGCCGTATGATTTATGGGCCAGGCATACAAGTCCTAGAAAATTCTTACGGGGAGCAGAGGTCATAA
- the LOC131258077 gene encoding uncharacterized protein LOC131258077 isoform X1, which yields MPPLSSASTAIGRLLSRKNGAELLRSSGRCRGQFRGLSSIVGVETPSVCKLIDADKEGNLSFSRRHNAVQTRCFLGCGDGEEGSVLSKTHEERRVMGYSPEQLFAVVAAVDLYEDFVPWCQRSQIVRRNDDGSFDAELQIGFKFLVESYVSHVELKKPKYIKTTASESGIFDHLINVWEFNPGPIPGTCDLYFLVDFKFQSPLYRQVASMFFKEVVSRLVTSFSDRCRMIYGPGIQVLENSYGEQRS from the exons ATGCCACCACTTTCATCGGCTTCAACGGCAATTGGAAGGTTGCTGTCACGCAAAAATGGGGCGGAGTTGTTGAGAAGCTCTGGTAGGTGTAGAGGGCAGTTTCGAGGTTTGAGTAGCATtgtgggtgttgaaactccgtcCGTTTGTAAGTTGATTGATGCTGATAAGGAGGGGAATTTATCCTTCTCAAGAAGGCATAATGCTGTCCAGACCAGGTGTTTTCTTGGCTGTGGAGATGGAGAAGAGGGTAGTGTTCTTTCTAAGACTCATGAGGAGAGGCGCGTGATGGG GTACTCCCCAGAGCAATTATTTGCAGTGGTTGCAGCAGTTGACCTGTATGAAGATTTTGTTCCATGGTGCCAGCGATCGCAGATAGTCCGGCGCAACGATGATGGATCTTTTGATGCCGAGCTTCAGATTGGTTTTAAGTTCCTGGTTGAGAGTTATGTCTCTCATGTGGAACTGAAGAAACCAAAGTACATAAAG ACGACTGCATCAGAAAGTGGCATTTTCGACCATTTGATAAATGTATGGGAATTTAATCCCGGACCCATTCCGGGAACTTGTGACCTTTATTTCTTGGTGGATTTCAAGTTCCAGTCACCGCTTTACCGACAG GTGGCTTCCATGTTCTTCAAAGAGGTGGTTtctcggctcgtcacctcattcaGCGATCGCTGCCGTATGATTTATGGGCCAGGCATACAAGTCCTAGAAAATTCTTACGGGGAGCAGAGGTCATAA